The Ficedula albicollis isolate OC2 chromosome 23, FicAlb1.5, whole genome shotgun sequence sequence TTAATTTCCTGCATGTGCTGCTTCTCTCACAgagcctgctgtgctctcagaaGCCCTGTGCCACGGCAGGCTCACTGAGGCACAGAAACCCTCCGACCTTGATGCTGAAACACTTCCTGTAACGGCCGCTGCAGGTGCCCTCCCTCGTCCCAGCCACACCTGCACCtcaaacacagcccagcagcacaaacctcaacctcccctggctctgggggcCATCCAGCAGCTGGATGGAAGGAAACCTGAGCTgccttgggaagcagcagagcgATTCCACAGCCAAAATCTGGGTGTGGCACTTGCCTGCAAGGGGACCCCGTCGGGGTAGCGTGGCTGCAGCTCGGAGGGGAAATATCCATCCATGATGTCCTGCAGGCATTGCTGAAAcgacagcagagctcctgctcacaCCTCACCCTTCCTGTGGAGCTCAGCGCTCATctttctgctgggctgctcctgtctGGGGGGCTGTGGCCGTGCACCCAAGACACAAGACATCCCTCAAACTGCCTGCACCAGGCTTTAGAGGCACAGTGGGGATGCAGgtgtgcagctgggctgctttGCAGGGCTGAGATGAGCTCAGAAGCCCCTTCCCCCGCCCTGGAGGAGCTCTGGCTCCtctcagccctgtccccacctgtgTGCCCGGGTGCTGGTAGGGTCGGAAGGCGCCGTGTCCCACGACGATCCCGTTCTGGTACAGGGTGAGAGGGAGGGGCTCGGGCCGCCTCAGCCGAGCCCCCCGGGGCGTGTGCTCCACCTGAGAAACGCCCTCTCCCACCAGCGAGTTCAGATCCTTAATGTTCTCCAGGATTAAATCAAAATCAATCTGGGCTCTGCAAACAGCGCCTGCACCTGTGGCAGAGGGCTCAGAGTTAGAGGAGAACAGATTTCTCAGTGTGAATTTGAGGGGTGTTTGAGCCCtgacatttctgtgctttgcccTTCACACTTCTGCAGAATGTGGTGCAACCTTTTGCTGGGCCAGGTTCCACATCCTTGCTAAACCacaagggcagggcagaggctgcagcGCTGGGGCTGCAAacccagagctccagggcagctcctgcagcccaagctcagctcctggggctgctgctcctcccaggagccctgtgctgtccctgggccGTGCAGCATGAGGAGCTGCACGAGTTGGATTAGCCAGATTGGATCAATGGATCAGGGCACAGGTGCTGAGCAGGTGCCAGTGTaaacagcagggcagggactctGCCAGGATGTTTGTCTGCGTGTGTGAGGGTAGCAGGGTGAAGCAGTAAAAGGGTTGTGACGCGACAGAGGAAtgaaatcagaagagaaaatgagagaaaagatCTAAATTAAGTTAAAGTTCTTagttgttctgctttttttatgAGTTGCTAAAGGATGATGTGGAAATACCCTTGAAAAGAGTCAGTGAGCCGAAACCAAAAACTGTTTCTGCTGTTCTCCCTCTGTCTCTCCCCTCCTGCATCTAAGGGAAGGTCTAGTTCTAGTATTTGCATGGTGGTTAGGAAGCAGCATTGGCTCTGCAgtccaaataattttattttttttttcctctattacCACTTCCTAAGGACACTGCCAAAGCTGCTTGGACCCCAGATGCAGAGTCAGGTCTCAATTAAACCTGACATAGTGGCtgggaggaaaagcaaacaatgCTCCCTGATAGAGCCAGGCTCTGTGGGTGAGTTACTACGGCTCCTATGTACACAAAGCACCTGATTCTGTTTTCCACCCACTCTGTGTCAATGCCATTAGAGCAGTCAAGCCTCAAATGTGCAGGGTTTGTGAATTATGCAGGAAACAGCTGCTGTGAGGTCTCCTCCTGAAGGGCCGAGCCATCAGgttctctcctcttcccccagaAGGGTGTATAAAGTACAGGAATATAAAATTAAACCTTCTGCTGAGCTCCTGTGAGATTGCTCCATGTCTGTGTCCCCTAAGAGGGATTGATGTGAAGATTTTGGCACAGGATCCCAAATTCAGAAGACCCAGATCCTGAGGTTTTGGTGCTTATCTACTCTCCCTTCTCTGAGCGTTCAGCCACGAGTGCTGCTGCTTTACCCAGCTTGCAGAGGTTCcttgctggcagctcctcttcATCCTGGACTGATTCTGtatcctccagctgctcccgTGTCTCTCCAACCCACACCAGACCATAGTCATTCAGGAAGCGCTGGAGGAGGAAAGTCAGGTCAGTTTTGctaagcagagctgcagaaaactgGAAATGGGAGCCTGAGAGTGgtcagcagtggctgtgagaGGCAGAGAGAGGTGTCAGAGGTTTGTCTGGGGCTCCTTGGCcctgacagacagacagactctgtcagggcagtgacagcagctctgtcagcagcaggggaaagggaggaggaaagatTTGCAGGGGCAGAGGAACCTCCCAagactgcaggagctgagctttcCTACAGCCCTGGAAATCAGAAGCAAGCTTGCATGAGGCCCAGgtgtttgtgtgtttaaaatctcctgccctgctgctcacatCCAACCTGCTCCTTTTGAGAGGTGAAGAGTTGTGGTGATCAAAGGGGCAGCTTGAAAAAGGCCAGACTGGGACTGCAAAGATCTCAAACCAAaggagcagctggctcagggcgagcagagcagcctcacctccatctcccagagctggctctgcagctgaaggCACCTCATTTCCAGTTCTTCTGTGCTGGATGAGTCAAAAGCATCTGCAAGAGAAAACCTGATGTTTCTATCCTCAAAGAAGAGCTGGGGAtcacctgtgtcacacagggcagcacctgcctgtgctcagggaACTCACACCCAtgggacacaggtgacaattCACCCTGCAGTGGTTTGATAACAACGCTGACAGACTGAAAGAAAGGTGTGAACAGCCCTGGGAAAGCTTTGTGTTGTGGGAGCTGATGTGAGTGGTGCTGTTGGCAACCACACAGTGGGAATCTCTTGGCTCCCTCCCTGAAGGAGCCCAAAATGAGCAGGAGTCCCCTGCAGCTGGATGCTGAGCTCTTGGCTGGATGGCAGCACGCTGCAGGAGGAGGTGCAGCCCACGTGTCTGTGGTTTGACAGACACATTCGTATTTTGCGTTCAGGAAATGGAGAACtcaccacagctctgcacagtgaacagctcagcctggcaggaaACGTGTGTGggctccagctggggctgggaagctgctggattCAGGGGACTGAGCAGGGGAAAGACCTCAGTGACTCACTGCAAGCTGGGCTCAATTTAGAGCCAGGCTGGACCTGGAATCCCGTGGGAGATTCCAAGTGGGTTTTTGGTTTCTCTCAACTTTCCTGTTTGAACTCTGCAGTGTTCGCTGCTCTTGGGTTTTCTGACCATCCATCGTGTGTCTGTGGTTGGCTTTACACTCAAGGAAACTTAGAAACTCACAGAAAATAGGTCAGGAAATGATGTTTGCACCACACCAGAGTAACAGCTACAACAGGGGCTCCTGGGTTTTGGAGCCAAGGACAGCTCAGAGAggtcccctgctctgctgccctacccagagctctgcagctctcccacGGGTGCCAAAGGTAGAACAATTTTTACCTTCTCCTTCTTGAAGAGTTTTTATCCTCTCCTCGAGTTCAGCAATCCTCCTGTCCTTCAAGGGCAGAACAAACAATGACCCGGGTCAGGTCCTGGCCCTCAGCACCCCCAGGCACAGTTTGCACAATTACTCAGTCCTCTCACCCCACCCAGGCACAGGCTAAAGGGTCAGAAGGGCTGAATCACCTCACAAACGCCTCAATTAGGCTCAAATGAGGGGTGGGATAAGTGGAGAACTCCAGGAATAGGTGACCCATCTGCACGAGATGCTCCTGCTCAGgcctgcagggaggggctgatctagaaacaaaaccagcatctctgcagccactccttaaaaaaaaaaaaaaaaaaaaaaggggggggggggggggggggggggggggggggggggggggggggggggggggggggggggggggggggggggggggggggggggggggggggggggggggggggggggggggggggggggggggggggggggggggggggggggggggggggggggggggggggggggggggggggggggggggggggggggggggggggggggggggggggggggggggggggggggggggggggggggggggggggggggggggggggggggggggggggggggggggggggggggggggggggggggggggggggggggggggggggggggggggggggggggggggggggggggggggggggggggggggggggggggggggggggggggggggggggggggggggggggggggggggggggggggggggggggggggggggggggggggggggggggggggggggggggggggggggggggggggggggggggggggggggggggggggggggggggggggggggggggggggggggggggggggggggggggggggggggggggggggggggggggggggggggggggggggggggggggggggggggggggggggggggggggggggggggggggggggggggggggggggggggggggggggggggggggggggggggggggggggggggggggggggggggggggggggggggggggggggggggggggggggggggggggggggggggggggggggggggggggggggggggggggggggggggggggggggggggggggggggggggggaattaaacaaaaaaaaaaaaaaaaaaaaaaaaaaaaaaaaaaaaaaacccaaaacaaacaaaaaaaaagcatttattctaAGCTTTTACGGGGTATTTATTCTATTCTGATGCAGAGAGGGATGCTCCAGGATGGCTctgctgtgtgagcagctgctgtttcagaaaacaaaaggggGAATGCACcaccacaggggaaaaaaacagtaattctGAAGCCAAAGAGCTGCTGATCTTAGTGCCAGGGTGCTGAGGGTCACTGCTGCAAGAAATCCCaacagggactgtcccctctgGCACCCCAAGGCCTGATCCCACTGCTCTGTTGCTTTGTAAAGGGCTCATTTGGGTAATTAACAGCAGGCACAGATGAACTTCTGAGCCCACACAAGGTCTGAGAGGTGAAACTCCGGTGGCAGGGGACAAAGCAGGCTCAGCAAGAGGCTGACTTTTACCTTCTGCTGGATTTCTTGTGCTTGTTTCTCTATTTTTTGTTCCAACAGAGAGATTTTTTCAGCCAGAGAGGACACGAGCTCCATGTCAGCGTGAGCTGCACCTGAAAGCAGAAATAcctgagagcagggctggggtggacAGGAACCCCACACCAGAAATCCTGgtctgccacagcagggaggacTTTTTGGGTAGGAATGGGTTCCTGGTGCCGCCAACTCATTGTGTGTGCAAGAAGGGGGCCACAGGATCGGGTCTGGCTGGGGTGTGACCAaaaacccccagagcccccagatCACGGAGGGGCTTTACCCTCCATGTTCCCCTCGGGGAGCAGGAGCGCAGGATGCCCCGCAGGGATTCCTTGTCCTAGGAGACAGCCTGGCATCTcctgaaaatggaagaaaacaggtCAGTGTTTGGACACAGCTTCTCCAAAAGCAGGTCAAGAAAAACCAAGGTTGTGCCGAATCTGGGGGGAATACCCGAATTTTGGGGGGGTTACCCCAATCTGAGGGGGGGTACCCCAATCTGGGGGAGATACCCCAATCTGAGGGGAGGATACCCGAATTTGGGGGGATACTCCAGTCTGAGGGGGTACCCCAATATGAGGGGGGATACCCCAATCTGGGGGGGGATACCCCAATCTGGGGGGGTACCCCAATCTGGACCCCCCCAGGCCCTCACTCACCCCCCCGCCGCCATCTTGTTTACGGCCGGTTGCCACGGCGACGCAAGGGCACCTGCGATTGGCCCGGCGCTGGTCACGTGCTGGGCGCGGTAGCACGGGAACTACAATTCCCAGCATGCACCGCGCGCGTTCTcccgggacaccgggacgggGCCGGGTCTGGGTCCCGTTTTCctccccggccccgctccgcaCTTGCACATCAGCGCGGCCTGAGGCGCCTCACGCCGTGCAGCTGCTCCCGATCgcctccctgctccctcagtCTCTGTTTTCTCGTCTGGGCTCCGCTCTTGCCTCGCTGATGCCCCGAACTCTCGCAGGAGCCTTTCCTGGCTGtcccccacccctcctgctgcctctctgctgctctcagccttgCCAGATGGAGCTGAGCAGGACGGGCCAATTATCCCCCCAATTTCACCTCCTTTGGTGGAGGTCACAGAACCACGGGCTGGTTTGGGCTCAAGGGACCTCATCTcattcccaccccctgccagaaccaccttcccctgccccacaTTGCTCCAaactctgtccagcctggccgtggacacttccagggatgttgGCTGTGGTCAAGAGACTTTCGTTTCAATTTGCCCGAAGATCAAACCAAAAAATTTGGTGAAGCTTTTCTGCAGAAGAGCCCTGGGCGGAAGCTGACGGAGCTCACCATGATGTGCACAAACCCAGACAGCAAATGTGTGTTCTCAGCACGTTCCAGCAATTTATTCATTCCAAACCATCTTAAAATTACCAgattgcttttgtttcctgctgctgcaggctgagggagctcagAGATCTGCTGTGAGGAGATGGATTTGGGGGGTTAAAGGAAGCATTTCCTTTATTTAGGATCTGTAActgaaatcccagctccagctggctccagctccacctggagggaaggaggttttttcctcccaacCTTGTCTGCAATTTGCAAACCCTCGGTGATCCAGGGAGGCTTTCAGTCACTCTTAGTCCTTGATGGGTGTGAGGACAGAGGGAgaccagggaaaagcagagcctgaggggtttcagcctttcctcaaaCTTTTTCTTCGGGCATGCACCATTGCTTCTTTTTACATACTTGCAAAATAAACCCATTTATCCGTTTCTGGATAAACCATTTAACCATCATTTAACCATCATTGGTTCCAGCCGCGTTCCTCATCCCGTGTTCATCCCTTTACATCCTTTTATCTTATTTTGCCACTTAGTCTTCAAACTCTattcagcagccccaggagaaCTGAAAATGTATGTGTCCCGCTACTTatccctgccatcccagggaacagggagctgCTTTTGTGCCAGGGGATGCACAGAAACATCTCCAGGCTCCGGAGATCCCCACGCTAGAGGTCTGGCACCTTTCTGCTCGCAGCACAGGGGGCAGATGCGACTTCCCCAAACCTCTCTGGGTGCCGCAGGCTTTTGGGGAAGGGAGGTGTGATTGGTGCGCCGGTGCCAGCGCCGGCCTTAAAGGCTCGGAGCGGAGCGGGAAGCGTCACGGGACGTGTGGCAGCCCCGCCGAGCCCCGGCCATGCCGCCCCTGCAGCGCGCCCGCCCGCTCCTGCTGCTCGCCCTGCTCGCCCTGTGCCTGGTAAGGACAGCCCGGGCTCCGCCGGCTGTGCCCAGCGCTGGGGAGGGGTCAGCCGGGGGGGAGAGTTTCTGCTTTTGGCCAAAAAACCTCTGGTTTTGGTTGTCTCTTTGGCTTTACCCGCTGCGATTCTACCGAGAGCTTTGCGCTCCAAACGCTTCCATGCGGTGATTTTTGGAAGCTTTTCCTCGGCTTGAGAGTCGCTCTGAGCTCTGTGGCCCTCACCCCGAGCTCTCCAGCCCatctcccagcctctccctgcccagcccgtgcctgccctggggatgctgagcctggctgcCCGCAGGCGCCGGGTGGACACGCGGCTCTGGTTTCCTCTCACCTCTCCCCACTGCGTGTtatttcccctcctgctgcGGGGGCTCGGTGCTGGGTGGGTAGGGATGAACCCACTGCACTTTTGGGGAGTACGATGCCCTTTGGGCCAGCTTTtgagaccttttttttttttttcttttttctttctttttttcccctacaatGTGTTCGTAAGGGGGCCAGATCTGCCTGTGCTTATTTCACCCGTGAAgttccacactgctgctggctccacAGGGTGCATTTACATTTTGGGATTCCCCTTCTGTAAACCAAAGGGGCAGAGTTTTAGGCTCCATTCCTGGTTCTTTCCCATCTCTGGAGCAACTTTGAGGAGGAGTGTAGGACAGCGGGAAACAGCAGCACTTTTCCAGCACGAGAGCAGTGTTGGGAGGGAAGGAAACTGCCCTGAAATCGCCACCCTGGCTGTTCTGCGTTTCACACACGGTCCctccccccctgcccctggctTCCAGCACGGGCATTTCCCACACCCCACCTTgttctgctgcagggctgtgacccgTCACCTTCTCACCACTTCCTTAtagagccagagcagcagagaccaCTCCCCGGCTTCCACTTCCCCCCCGATTTCTAAAAACCCCTGGTTAGAGGCAGCGTAGATTCCAGGGGGATCTCACTTCCCTCCCTGCGCTGGGACAAGCCCAAAGCCAAGAGTGTGAAGGGGAACctgccaggggacaggaggCTGCTTGTCCTGCCTGGggtggggcactgggggctccttttcccctcaggacCGTCCTGTGATGAGTCTCAGGGCTTTCCCCGCCGTGCTGCTCTCGGGAGGGATGTCTgaagctctttttctttcccagtgcCTCGGCCAGACCAAGGATGAGGCTTCTGCTCCCAAAGATCCTGTCCCGGCCAACACCACGGGCAAGAGCAGCATCAGCCTGAGCCCACCCTGCGCCAGCCCCCCGCTGCTGTCCATCgtcctgggggtgctggcagcgctcctgctgcacctgcGCTGAGCCTGGGGGTCCCTGGAGCCCGTGAAGTGACCATCCCACGGTGGCACCCCCGAGAACACCGTCCCCACGATGGCACCCCCCAGAACACCGTCCCCACGGTGGCATCCCCCGGACGGCACCGCTCCCGTTCCTGCCGCCCTCCGCTCCCCTCGCCCCCCGGTTTCGGGGAGCAAAGCAATAAACGCGCTGGTGCCGACACCTCGGGCTGGTCTCTGCCTTCTCCCGCTCCGGTACCGGGgctcgcgggggggggggggggggggggggggggggggggggggggggggggccgctccgGTACCGGGGCTCGCGGGGGTGTTGGGCGGCAGCACCGGCCCCTTACCCGGGGCTTCAACCCTCGGGGCTGGAGGGGCTCGGCCCGAGCCgggggaggggggagcagggccGGGACCCCCGAGCGTCCCCCGCGCATCCCTGAGTGTTCCCgagtgtcaccccagtgtcccccgAGTGTCTCTgagtgtcccccagtgtcccccaagCATCTCTGTCTCCCTACTgcccccccagtgtccccgaGCATCCCCGAGTGCTCCCCGAGTATCCCCGAGCATCCCCGAGTGCTCCCCGAGTATCCCCGAGTATCCCCGAGTGCCCCCGAGCAACCCCGAGTGTTCCCGAAGGCTCCGCGAATCCAGCCGGGACCCCCGAACGCAACGCCAGCCAATCCCGCGCAGCCAGCTCTCGCCCTCAGCCAATCACAGCCCGGCAGAGTTTATATAAAATCTGAGAACACCGCGTTGACTTCCTGTCAGGCGCGGCCGCAGCCCCGAGCGGAGCTGTCGTGTTCTGGGCGCTCCGCAGTATTGAGGGGGTTTCACTTTCTTCAGTGTCCCTTCCCGCCGGGCCGATCTTAATCTCTAAGTCCCTCGTGTCCTCctgtctgtcctgctgcccgAACGGGTACTGGGGCAATGTAAAAGACGGGCGTTTGTGCAGCAGGGCTGTATCTTACACACGTACATAAATACAGTTCAGGGGAAAGAAACACTTGTggggaggggctgtgctgctctccagagggTCCCACGCTGGTCGTGTCTGTGGGATCCTTTGTGGACCCTGCTCAGTTCTCAGGAGGGAGGTGGGGTGGTCCCCCCGTGATGGAGAGGTTGGTGCTCATCCTTCAcaccagcagctggggcagagaggTGCTTGGGGTGCAGCATGGGTGGGGTCCGAGCCTCCTGCCCCAGCGTGGGGACACTGGCAGggtgtccccaccctgccccatGGCATCTCTGCCTCTCACAGCACCTGGATGTCCCAGATCTGCGTGGGCCTTTCATCAGCCACGTCCCAAACGACGGCGTGGTCCCGGTCGTAGCTTCGGCCGCCTGCGGAGGGAGGGGAAGGTTTGGGGAGGGCACAAAGGTTTGGGGAGGGCACACCCCACTCCTGATGGGGCTGAAGGGGTGGGCGCCCCACGTCATGGCCAGACCCCTCATTTTTTGGGGAGGGGCTGAGCCTCACCCTTGACGTCGAGGACCATGTCCTCGAACATCTGGCTGTGGATCCGTCCCTGAGAGTCGACGCGCCAGGTCTGGCGCGGCATCCGCGTCTCGGACCAGAGCACGGCCTTGGCGCCCTTCCCCGCCGGCCCGATGACCTGCAGGCTCATGGTGGGGGCCACCTGCAGGGGACACACGGGCAGGGGTtccctgtgagcacagctggtTCTGGGGTGGGCAGGAAGACCCCTCAGTGAGAGGTGAGGGTGATGAGGGTGACAAAAACTCcgcagggaaggcagagatggCTTCACACCTCCAGGGAGGAGAATCACCAGATCTTTGGTGGGATTAGAGGCTGGAAAGGTGTTATACACCCTAAAAGACTGTGGGGTGGGGagtgcccagcagtgcctgccagGGACTCTCTGGTGCCCTCGGTGGCTGTCACACCTGAGCCCTGACCTGGTTTTTGATCAGCCCATCCTCGTAGTACcagacagagctgctctgctcgCTCGGGCTGGAGACCACCACCCGCCCTGCCTTCATGTCCTCCACATCGTCAGGGACCGAGAGGAAGAGCTCCAGCTTCCTGCTCCTGACGCGGAAATAGATCCGTCTCTGCAACGAGAGGAACCTGCTGTTCGCACCCAAAAACTCTGCTGCCCCTCCAGGACCTCACCTGGATCCTGCAaccctggctgctccccatTTTCCTCCCCCCATGGGATCCCCAGGGCAATGGCTGTGACCGTGACCTGTCCCTCGTCCTGCCACGGGCACGGCTCACCACGCTGGGATGCCGTGGGTTTTACGAGGCCGTTGCCCACAGGGAGAGTTTCACCACAAAGGCGGCCACTCCCAGGGTGGGGGACAGGAATCTGGGGTGGCAGGGCCGAGCTGGTGGCACCTTGCTGTGTCAgagctgtcagctgctgctctgcagctcccccagcccaccccGAGcgggctggcagctctgtctgCCCGTGAGCCTCGTGCCCCACGAGGGGATTTGGGCTGACCCTGTGggtggcagtgccctgtgcccccccaggGGCGACACTCACCTGGCGGATGGGGTAGAGGGACCCCACGTGCTGCAGCCCGCTGTAGGTCAGCCAGTTGGTGATCTCGGTGCAGTCCAGCAGCCACTGCCGCCCTCGGAAATCACCGTGCTCgcacagcacccagctgtggggacaggatGGCACAGGGCAGGTCACCCTGGGCGGGCAGGGGACACCCACAGGCTGCCGGGGCACCAGGGCTCACTTACATCCCTCCTTTGACCCGCACCGACAGCACGTGGTTGTTGAAACCCTCGGCCTGGAGACTCCTCACTTCAGAGTTGAGCTCGATCTCCTTCCCCTCGAAACACTCCAGCCCGTGCAGGAAGATGGAGGGTTCCGAGAAAAACTGTGGGATTGGGGGCAAGGGGCAGGAGTGAGGGTTCCAGGGGTGCAGAGTGAGAACTGGGGGTGCTCGtgagagggggaaaatgggaagggaagggaagggaagggaagggaagggaagggaagggaagggaagggaagggaagggaagggaagggaagggaagggaagggaagggaagggaagggaagggaagggaagggaagggaagggaagggaagggaagggaagggaagggaagggaagggaagggaagggaagggaagggaagggaagggaagggaagggaagggaagggaagggaagggaagggaagggaagggaagggaagggaagggaagggaagggaagggaagggaagggaagggaagggaagggaagggaagggaagggaagggaagggaagggaaggg is a genomic window containing:
- the UBXN11 gene encoding UBX domain-containing protein 11 isoform X2, coding for MPGCLLGQGIPAGHPALLLPEGNMEAHADMELVSSLAEKISLLEQKIEKQAQEIQQKDRRIAELEERIKTLQEGEDAFDSSSTEELEMRCLQLQSQLWEMERFLNDYGLVWVGETREQLEDTESVQDEEELPARNLCKLGAGAVCRAQIDFDLILENIKDLNSLVGEGVSQVEHTPRGARLRRPEPLPLTLYQNGIVVGHGAFRPYQHPGTQQCLQDIMDGYFPSELQPRYPDGVPLQVTDRRDVVFQKSDLPGSFPGLGQVLGTSESNQVQETSEIPGAKSSSGQVPNELPKPPKHRGRGGSARGVAGAALQGSDGRQSSKEILVETPGLAALERCRVRPAEQAAAPGFCRLRIRSESGERSYELRMLLSDTIGDLRQHLAHIRGGNSDSYEIISTFPQRVFTDNSRSLQECGLVPSASLLLRRRDPSQKTA
- the UBXN11 gene encoding UBX domain-containing protein 11 isoform X1; amino-acid sequence: MPGCLLGQGIPAGHPALLLPEGNMEGAAHADMELVSSLAEKISLLEQKIEKQAQEIQQKDRRIAELEERIKTLQEGEDAFDSSSTEELEMRCLQLQSQLWEMERFLNDYGLVWVGETREQLEDTESVQDEEELPARNLCKLGAGAVCRAQIDFDLILENIKDLNSLVGEGVSQVEHTPRGARLRRPEPLPLTLYQNGIVVGHGAFRPYQHPGTQQCLQDIMDGYFPSELQPRYPDGVPLQVTDRRDVVFQKSDLPGSFPGLGQVLGTSESNQVQETSEIPGAKSSSGQVPNELPKPPKHRGRGGSARGVAGAALQGSDGRQSSKEILVETPGLAALERCRVRPAEQAAAPGFCRLRIRSESGERSYELRMLLSDTIGDLRQHLAHIRGGNSDSYEIISTFPQRVFTDNSRSLQECGLVPSASLLLRRRDPSQKTA
- the UBXN11 gene encoding UBX domain-containing protein 11 isoform X3: MPGCLLGQGIPAGHPALLLPEGNMEGAAHADMELVSSLAEKISLLEQKIEKQAQEIQQKDRRIAELEERIKTLQEGEDAFDSSSTEELEMRCLQLQSQLWEMERFLNDYGLVWVGETREQLEDTESVQDEEELPARNLCKLGAGAVCRAQIDFDLILENIKDLNSLVGEGVSQVEHTPRGARLRRPEPLPLTLYQNGIVVGHGAFRPYQHPGTQQCLQDIMDGYFPSELQPRYPDGVPLQVTDRRDVVFQKSDLPGSFPGLGQVLGTSESNQVQETSEIPGAKSSSGQVPNELPKPPKHRGRGGSARGVAGAALQGSDGRQSSKEILVETPGLAALERCRLRIRSESGERSYELRMLLSDTIGDLRQHLAHIRGGNSDSYEIISTFPQRVFTDNSRSLQECGLVPSASLLLRRRDPSQKTA